A stretch of the Staphylococcus sp. NRL 16/872 genome encodes the following:
- a CDS encoding CDP-glycerol glycerophosphotransferase family protein, protein MIKQINISNMAHLELQLNKAKSAGFSHFIPYSNDIKINQDMLEAVALSDNSIAVDYTVEGLYVNDCRYFGDEKLTFLTWMKNINHYPNFIYNIDATLMHLAKYEIHSIMDLAVITALKSEVDIDGHVVFDFGNELRTSKLFWKSLDTYEVKWINHFDLNKLAYIHGYSTPFNKFKYPGKEEEMRFADSWLVTTKFKLPKWMYNKMHQRALKNHRNLSYIYQKDKSQVKNHIVFLGFDYSYRGNSKYLFNYFVKRNPTTEAYFITNDRRGPYFVPPEAEGNKELIESAKIVVIESYIPDEYKPNGTVIQLWHGTPIKKLFMDSQEPDQNKNIYNYKARKYNKWLQQDYLLLDTANTRGLFETAFPNQNTQFISYGYPRISHLLHNLNDQIHHKKIKDKLGIDRKKPVLLYAPTWHASNRLEITLTITPDLLEEYHVIYKGHVESTSEVPNDVIEAPSNIETQDLLLIADVVLTDYSSIIFDALTIGKKVCLFTPNHEAYEDERGVYEDVMQSLSEVWYTDEDLLLNNLINHTIPEITHHPLINENNQSLKQLTQLMRNILNDNH, encoded by the coding sequence ATGATTAAACAAATAAATATTTCTAATATGGCACATCTTGAGCTACAACTTAATAAAGCGAAATCGGCAGGTTTTTCACATTTTATTCCGTATTCTAACGATATTAAAATCAATCAAGATATGCTTGAAGCCGTTGCTTTATCTGATAACTCTATTGCAGTGGATTATACTGTTGAAGGTTTGTATGTAAATGACTGTAGATATTTTGGTGACGAAAAACTCACTTTTTTAACTTGGATGAAAAATATTAACCATTATCCCAATTTTATTTATAATATCGATGCCACATTGATGCACTTAGCTAAATATGAGATTCATTCTATTATGGATTTAGCAGTCATTACCGCTTTGAAAAGTGAAGTAGATATTGATGGTCATGTCGTTTTTGATTTTGGCAATGAACTAAGAACAAGTAAACTATTTTGGAAATCATTAGATACATATGAAGTAAAATGGATTAATCATTTTGACTTAAATAAATTAGCTTATATACACGGCTACTCCACTCCATTTAATAAGTTTAAATATCCTGGTAAAGAAGAAGAAATGCGTTTTGCTGACAGTTGGCTAGTTACCACTAAATTTAAATTACCAAAGTGGATGTACAATAAAATGCATCAACGTGCTCTTAAAAATCATCGCAATTTAAGCTATATTTATCAAAAAGATAAATCTCAAGTAAAAAATCATATTGTTTTTTTAGGCTTTGATTATAGTTACAGAGGAAATTCAAAATATTTATTTAATTATTTTGTTAAACGTAATCCTACTACAGAAGCATATTTTATAACTAATGATCGTCGTGGGCCTTACTTTGTACCTCCTGAAGCGGAAGGAAATAAGGAACTAATCGAAAGTGCTAAGATCGTTGTAATTGAAAGCTATATTCCTGATGAATATAAACCAAATGGGACAGTTATCCAATTATGGCATGGAACCCCTATTAAAAAATTATTTATGGATAGTCAAGAGCCTGATCAAAATAAAAATATTTATAATTACAAAGCGCGTAAGTATAATAAATGGTTACAGCAAGATTACCTCTTATTAGATACTGCTAATACAAGAGGATTATTCGAAACAGCTTTTCCAAATCAAAATACTCAATTTATTTCATATGGCTATCCAAGAATAAGTCATTTGTTACATAATCTAAATGACCAAATTCATCATAAAAAGATTAAAGACAAACTTGGGATTGATCGTAAAAAACCAGTATTGCTTTATGCGCCTACATGGCATGCATCTAATAGATTAGAAATTACATTGACAATCACACCTGATCTATTAGAAGAATATCATGTCATATATAAAGGCCATGTTGAAAGTACATCTGAAGTGCCTAACGATGTTATCGAAGCACCTAGCAATATTGAAACCCAGGATTTACTATTGATTGCCGATGTAGTTTTAACAGATTATTCTTCGATTATTTTTGATGCTTTAACAATTGGAAAAAAAGTTTGCCTATTTACACCTAATCATGAAGCTTATGAGGATGAACGTGGTGTGTATGAAGATGTAATGCAAAGTTTATCTGAAGTGTGGTATACAGATGAAGATTTATTACTTAACAACTTAATCAATCATACGATACCGGAAATTACTCACCACCCATTAATAAATGAAAATAACCAGTCATTAAAACAATTAACTCAACTTATGCGTAACATTTTAAATGACAACCATTAA
- a CDS encoding LytTR family DNA-binding domain-containing protein produces MKVKLFISPEEKEKFVAIHGPQLDNDIQQIIKHIEDLDKLKQLNGKYNDEIYILDVETITSFRTHKNQVVAIQNNQNFILKERLYELETYLPTSFIRISKSEIVNINKIKKLQLEPNGLIRMYLDNANYTYSSRRYLKSIKERLSL; encoded by the coding sequence ATGAAAGTTAAATTATTTATTTCACCTGAGGAAAAAGAAAAGTTTGTTGCTATCCATGGGCCTCAATTAGATAATGATATTCAACAAATAATAAAGCACATTGAAGATTTAGATAAACTTAAACAACTGAATGGTAAATATAATGATGAGATTTATATTTTAGATGTTGAAACTATCACTAGTTTCCGCACTCATAAAAACCAAGTAGTAGCTATTCAAAATAATCAAAATTTCATATTAAAAGAACGGTTATATGAATTAGAAACATACTTACCTACATCATTCATTAGAATTTCAAAATCTGAAATAGTAAATATTAATAAAATAAAAAAATTACAATTAGAACCTAATGGTCTTATACGAATGTATTTAGATAATGCAAACTATACTTACTCCTCAAGAAGATATTTAAAATCTATAAAGGAGAGACTTTCATTATGA
- a CDS encoding response regulator transcription factor — protein MVKCLIVDDDLKLLHYVSTHLEANHIHTITHSNGESALKYLNEHQVDIAVVDIMMPGIDGFKLCKTLKDYYDIPVIMLTARDALSDKEHAFISGTDDYVTKPFEVKELLFRIQAILRRYQINAQSEIQIGNMLLNETYMEIQVNTRKMNLPSKEFQLLFLLCSQPKHIFTRDFLIEKIWGFDYEGDERTVDVHIKRLRQRLSKLQANIHIQTVRGQGYKVSHDV, from the coding sequence ATGGTGAAATGTTTAATTGTAGATGACGATTTAAAGTTATTACACTATGTTTCTACTCATTTAGAGGCAAATCATATCCATACGATTACCCATTCCAATGGAGAATCAGCACTGAAATACTTAAATGAACACCAAGTAGATATTGCCGTTGTCGATATTATGATGCCAGGGATAGATGGCTTTAAACTTTGTAAAACCTTAAAAGATTACTATGACATTCCTGTAATAATGTTGACTGCGAGAGACGCGTTAAGTGATAAGGAACATGCTTTCATAAGTGGCACTGATGACTATGTAACCAAACCATTTGAAGTAAAAGAATTATTATTTCGAATTCAGGCTATATTGCGCCGCTATCAAATAAATGCGCAAAGTGAGATCCAAATCGGTAATATGTTGCTAAATGAAACATATATGGAGATACAAGTAAATACTCGAAAAATGAATTTACCTTCAAAAGAATTTCAATTACTTTTTCTGTTGTGTAGTCAGCCTAAACATATTTTCACGAGAGATTTTTTAATTGAGAAGATTTGGGGCTTTGATTATGAAGGTGATGAGCGAACAGTCGATGTTCATATTAAGCGCTTAAGACAACGTCTGAGTAAATTACAAGCCAATATACATATCCAAACGGTGCGAGGTCAAGGTTACAAGGTGAGTCATGATGTTTAA
- a CDS encoding DUF3021 domain-containing protein — MTKFYRFTSISLFIGLTCSIVFSYIGANGEYYPLSPISTMGKLYYHHLSEATIMVIAILLWLMIGLLFYLTSFIFTHTDWSITRTTLLHFICSYIGLLPIAILAGWFTPSLMNILIYTFYFIIIYIFIWCFSYWKNKRYVKEINKRLNKMRH; from the coding sequence ATGACTAAATTTTATAGATTCACTAGCATCTCTTTATTCATTGGTTTAACTTGTTCTATTGTATTTAGTTACATTGGTGCGAATGGGGAATACTATCCTTTATCACCAATCTCAACAATGGGAAAACTTTATTATCATCATTTAAGTGAAGCTACTATTATGGTTATTGCTATTTTATTATGGCTAATGATTGGACTTTTGTTTTATCTTACAAGTTTTATTTTCACTCATACCGATTGGAGCATTACACGTACTACACTCCTTCATTTTATTTGTAGCTATATAGGGCTTTTGCCTATCGCTATTTTAGCCGGGTGGTTCACCCCTTCTTTAATGAATATTTTAATTTATACGTTCTATTTCATTATAATTTATATATTTATTTGGTGCTTTAGTTACTGGAAAAATAAAAGATATGTAAAAGAAATCAACAAACGCCTTAATAAAATGAGACATTAA
- the tatC gene encoding twin-arginine translocase subunit TatC, translating to MFTILPVKSQNNNESNQNNSTLLEHFDELRIRIVRVFIAFIISTIIVYISSHWWMKPFIHYIKRAHVTLHAFSFTEMIQIYVMIIFFVALCLIMPFIFYHLWAFITPGLHPHERRFIYKYSIWCAILFVIGVAFAFFIGFPLIINFSLTLSTILSIQPVIGFKAYLHELIRWLLIFGVLFQLPTLFLGLAKLDLIDVKELKTYRKYIYFGCFVAASIVAPPDLTLNLLLTLPLIILFEFSMIIAKVTQRN from the coding sequence ATGTTCACGATACTCCCAGTAAAGAGTCAAAACAACAACGAGAGCAATCAAAATAATTCGACATTATTAGAACACTTTGATGAATTAAGAATACGAATCGTCAGAGTGTTTATTGCTTTTATCATCTCAACAATAATCGTTTATATTTCATCTCATTGGTGGATGAAACCATTTATTCATTATATTAAACGTGCACATGTAACACTTCATGCGTTTTCATTCACTGAAATGATTCAAATATATGTAATGATTATTTTCTTTGTGGCGCTATGTTTGATTATGCCTTTTATTTTTTATCATTTATGGGCATTTATCACTCCTGGTTTACACCCACACGAACGTCGATTTATTTATAAATATAGTATTTGGTGTGCCATATTATTTGTGATTGGAGTGGCATTTGCATTTTTCATTGGATTCCCACTGATTATTAATTTTTCATTAACCCTTTCAACAATTTTAAGCATTCAACCTGTTATAGGATTTAAAGCGTATTTACATGAATTGATAAGATGGTTATTAATATTTGGCGTTTTATTCCAATTACCTACATTATTTTTGGGCTTAGCTAAATTAGATTTAATAGATGTTAAGGAACTCAAAACATATCGTAAGTATATTTACTTTGGATGTTTTGTCGCTGCAAGTATCGTTGCGCCACCAGACTTAACATTAAATTTATTATTAACATTACCATTAATTATTTTATTTGAATTTAGTATGATTATTGCCAAAGTTACACAACGAAATTG
- a CDS encoding L-lactate permease produces the protein MLVQTFNPFDNLVLSSLIAAIPIILFLLCLTVFKMKGIYAAITTLVVTLLIAVPFFKLPVGIASGAVVEGFYQGIIPIGYIVMMAVLLYKITQESGQFNTIQDSITSISQDQRIQLLLIGFAFNAFLEGAAGFGVPIAICALLLSQLGFRPLQAAMLCLVANAASGAFGAIGIPVGVVDTLHLPGSVHAMGVSQTSTLTLAIINFFIPFLLIFIIDGLKGIKETLPAILVVSITYTVLQGLLTVFNGPELADIIPPLATMGALALFSRKFQPKNIYRVQKDVEPEPVKPHNAKEIMYAWSPFVILTVIVMVWSAPFFKKLFLPNGALSSLVFNFNLPGTFSDVAHKPIILTFNFIGQTGTAILLTIIITVLMAKKVSFGDAGRLFGVTFKELWLPVLTICFILAISKITTYGGLSAAMGQGIAKAGNVFPVLSPILGWIGVFMTGSVVNNNSLFAPIQASVAQQIGTSGSLLVASNTVGGVAAKLISPQSIAIATAAVKEVGKESELLKMTLRYSIGLLIFICIWTFILSLVL, from the coding sequence ATGTTAGTTCAAACATTTAACCCCTTCGATAACTTAGTGTTATCCAGCTTAATTGCAGCTATTCCTATTATCTTATTCTTATTATGTTTAACAGTCTTTAAAATGAAAGGTATTTATGCTGCTATTACTACTTTAGTAGTGACATTGCTTATTGCTGTACCATTCTTCAAATTGCCAGTAGGTATTGCTTCTGGAGCAGTTGTAGAAGGTTTCTATCAAGGTATTATTCCAATTGGCTACATTGTTATGATGGCCGTTCTATTATACAAAATCACTCAAGAATCAGGACAATTTAACACAATTCAAGATAGTATCACTAGCATTTCACAAGACCAACGTATCCAACTTTTACTTATTGGTTTTGCATTTAATGCTTTCTTAGAAGGCGCAGCAGGATTTGGTGTACCAATTGCGATCTGTGCATTATTATTATCTCAATTAGGATTTAGACCATTACAAGCAGCCATGCTTTGTCTTGTTGCAAATGCAGCTTCTGGAGCTTTTGGTGCTATAGGTATTCCGGTTGGCGTAGTGGATACTTTACATTTACCAGGTAGTGTACATGCGATGGGTGTTTCTCAAACATCTACACTCACTTTAGCCATCATTAACTTCTTTATTCCATTCTTATTAATTTTTATCATTGATGGACTTAAAGGAATTAAAGAAACATTACCAGCCATCTTAGTCGTTTCAATCACATATACTGTTTTACAAGGTTTATTAACTGTATTCAATGGTCCAGAATTAGCTGATATTATCCCACCTTTAGCTACAATGGGAGCTTTAGCTTTATTCTCTAGAAAATTCCAACCCAAAAATATTTATCGTGTACAAAAAGATGTTGAACCTGAACCTGTGAAACCTCATAATGCTAAAGAAATTATGTATGCATGGAGTCCATTTGTAATTTTAACTGTGATTGTAATGGTTTGGAGTGCACCATTCTTCAAAAAATTATTCTTACCAAATGGCGCACTTTCTTCATTAGTGTTCAACTTTAATTTACCAGGCACATTTAGTGATGTTGCACATAAACCAATCATTTTAACATTTAACTTTATTGGCCAAACTGGAACAGCTATTTTATTAACTATAATTATTACAGTATTAATGGCTAAAAAAGTAAGCTTCGGTGATGCAGGTCGTTTATTCGGAGTAACATTCAAAGAATTATGGTTACCAGTTCTTACAATTTGTTTCATCTTAGCTATTTCTAAAATTACAACATATGGTGGCTTAAGTGCTGCGATGGGTCAAGGTATTGCCAAAGCAGGAAATGTCTTCCCAGTATTATCACCTATCTTAGGTTGGATTGGCGTATTTATGACAGGCTCAGTTGTCAATAACAACTCATTATTTGCTCCAATTCAAGCGTCAGTAGCGCAACAAATTGGTACAAGTGGTTCATTACTTGTCGCTTCAAACACAGTTGGTGGGGTAGCTGCTAAATTAATTTCACCACAATCCATTGCGATTGCTACCGCAGCTGTTAAAGAAGTAGGTAAAGAATCAGAATTACTAAAAATGACTTTACGTTACAGTATTGGATTATTAATCTTTATCTGTATTTGGACATTTATCTTATCACTAGTTCTATAA
- a CDS encoding HAMP domain-containing sensor histidine kinase gives MFKTLYSRIAIYTITVILFSALVSFLFTNVYYHFNLKPSNDAKIMRTLKEARSYNDHIASSNLDAYFQHLGQMNYQIMTVDQHHHKSFYGQPFRKDNLSNASIDQVLKGHDFHGIKNKPYELFVTGFFDNETDNTVGVRFMHRHQPIAVFMRPDIGQTFSEFRIFLSVLLGLLLIISITLVILSTYSIIRPVKLLKNATERLINGDFDTPIKQTRHDEIGTLQYRFEDMRQSLKQVDDMRQHFVQNVSHEIKTPLTHIQRLLSELQQAKTGQCRNMYINDIHSEVTRLSDLTRELLLLSELDNAKHLKFNDEIHLTALITEIIRHEQFALDDKNLMLLSEIEDIYFRGNSRLLYQAFFNLIQNAVKYALTDSTIDVTLSCKNDTIIFTVTNEGSTISEEAQSHVFDRFYKTDTQQNSNGLGLAITKAIIELHQGTIDVECPTNNTTTFTVQLLKHEY, from the coding sequence ATGTTTAAGACACTTTATAGTCGAATCGCTATTTATACTATCACCGTAATTTTATTTAGTGCATTAGTCAGCTTCCTTTTCACCAATGTCTATTATCATTTCAATTTGAAACCAAGTAATGATGCTAAGATTATGCGCACGTTAAAAGAAGCACGTTCCTATAATGATCATATTGCTTCTTCAAATTTAGACGCGTACTTTCAACATTTAGGTCAAATGAATTATCAAATTATGACCGTGGACCAACATCATCATAAATCTTTTTATGGTCAGCCTTTTCGAAAAGATAACTTAAGCAATGCTTCGATAGATCAAGTATTAAAAGGCCATGACTTTCACGGCATAAAAAATAAGCCTTATGAATTATTTGTCACAGGCTTCTTCGATAATGAAACAGATAATACAGTCGGTGTAAGATTTATGCATCGACATCAACCTATCGCTGTGTTTATGCGTCCTGATATTGGTCAAACCTTTAGTGAATTCCGCATCTTTTTAAGTGTACTTCTAGGATTATTGCTTATCATTTCTATCACGCTTGTTATTCTATCAACTTATTCAATTATCCGTCCGGTAAAACTTTTAAAAAATGCTACTGAGCGTTTGATAAATGGTGACTTTGATACTCCAATTAAACAGACCCGTCATGATGAGATCGGTACGCTACAATATCGCTTCGAGGATATGCGTCAATCTTTGAAACAAGTGGATGATATGCGCCAACATTTCGTGCAAAACGTTTCACATGAAATCAAAACACCTTTAACGCATATACAACGTTTGTTAAGTGAGTTGCAACAAGCTAAAACTGGTCAATGTCGCAATATGTATATTAATGATATTCATTCAGAAGTAACACGTTTAAGCGATTTAACTAGAGAGTTACTTTTACTTTCCGAACTAGATAATGCTAAACATTTAAAATTCAATGATGAGATCCATTTGACTGCTTTAATTACTGAGATTATTCGTCATGAACAGTTTGCGCTTGATGATAAAAATCTGATGCTCTTATCGGAAATCGAGGATATTTATTTCCGAGGAAATAGTCGCTTATTATATCAAGCCTTTTTCAACTTAATTCAAAATGCAGTTAAATATGCATTAACTGATAGTACGATTGATGTGACACTTTCTTGTAAAAATGACACAATTATTTTTACAGTAACAAATGAAGGAAGCACTATTTCTGAAGAAGCGCAATCTCATGTCTTCGATCGTTTTTATAAAACGGATACACAACAAAATAGTAATGGTTTAGGATTAGCTATAACAAAAGCAATTATTGAATTACATCAAGGAACAATTGACGTAGAATGTCCAACAAACAATACAACTACCTTTACCGTTCAATTATTAAAACATGAATATTAA
- the mqo gene encoding malate dehydrogenase (quinone), giving the protein MSSQHSKTDVILIGGGIMSATLGTLLKELSPDKEIKIFEKLEQSGEESSNVWNNAGTGHSALCELNYTKEGKDGTVDINKAIKINEQFQVSKQFWAHLVRTGQLQNPGNFIQSVPHMSFVKGIFNVQFLKRRVEALKKNVLFENMDITEDREQMKEWVPLMIEGRTSNVPIALSRDETGTDVNFGALTKKLISNLKERNVEVQYKQEVENIEKLDNGNWKVTVKDLKSGKSHTYETEFVFIGAGGASLPLLQKTGIKQSKHIGGFPVSGLFLRCTNQDVIERHHAKVYGKAAVGAPPMSVPHLDTRFVNGERSLLFGPFAGFSPKFLKTGSNLDLIRSVKPNNVITMLSAGVKEFNLTKYLVSQLMLSHKERMDDLRIFLPNAKDEDWEVIVAGQRVQVIKDTEDGKGNLQFGTEVITSDDGSLAALLGASPGASTAVDIMLDLLQRCYGTEFKGWVPKIKEMVPSFGLKLTEHEDVYRAVNKEVQKYLNVK; this is encoded by the coding sequence ATGAGTTCACAACATAGCAAAACAGATGTCATCTTAATTGGTGGCGGAATTATGAGCGCAACATTAGGTACATTATTAAAAGAGTTATCTCCAGACAAGGAAATTAAAATCTTTGAAAAGTTAGAACAATCAGGAGAAGAGAGTTCGAACGTATGGAATAATGCTGGTACAGGACATTCAGCATTATGCGAATTAAACTATACTAAAGAAGGTAAAGATGGCACTGTCGATATTAATAAAGCAATTAAAATTAATGAACAGTTCCAAGTATCAAAACAGTTTTGGGCCCATTTAGTAAGAACAGGCCAATTACAAAATCCAGGAAACTTTATTCAATCAGTTCCACACATGAGTTTTGTAAAAGGCATTTTCAATGTTCAATTTTTAAAAAGACGTGTAGAAGCACTTAAAAAGAATGTTCTATTTGAAAATATGGATATTACAGAAGATAGAGAGCAAATGAAAGAATGGGTACCATTAATGATTGAAGGTAGAACATCTAACGTACCTATCGCTTTATCTCGAGATGAGACGGGTACAGATGTTAACTTCGGTGCATTGACCAAGAAATTAATTTCTAATTTAAAAGAACGCAATGTAGAAGTGCAATATAAACAAGAAGTTGAGAATATCGAAAAACTAGATAACGGTAACTGGAAAGTCACAGTTAAAGATTTAAAATCTGGTAAATCTCATACGTATGAAACAGAATTTGTCTTTATTGGTGCTGGTGGCGCAAGCTTACCTTTATTACAAAAAACAGGTATCAAACAATCAAAACATATTGGTGGTTTCCCTGTAAGTGGATTATTCTTACGTTGTACAAATCAAGATGTGATTGAGCGTCATCATGCTAAAGTTTACGGTAAAGCAGCTGTAGGTGCGCCACCGATGTCAGTACCTCACTTAGATACTCGATTTGTAAATGGTGAACGTTCATTGTTATTTGGACCATTCGCAGGCTTTTCACCTAAATTCTTAAAAACCGGATCAAATTTAGATTTAATTCGTTCTGTTAAACCTAATAACGTTATTACAATGTTAAGTGCGGGTGTAAAAGAATTTAACTTAACGAAATATTTAGTTTCTCAACTTATGCTATCGCATAAAGAACGTATGGATGACTTACGTATCTTCTTGCCAAATGCTAAAGATGAAGATTGGGAAGTGATCGTAGCGGGTCAACGTGTACAAGTGATTAAAGATACAGAAGATGGTAAGGGTAATTTACAATTCGGTACAGAAGTTATCACATCAGATGATGGCTCACTCGCTGCATTGCTTGGTGCGTCACCAGGTGCATCAACTGCGGTCGACATTATGTTAGATTTACTACAACGTTGCTATGGCACAGAATTCAAAGGTTGGGTTCCGAAAATTAAGGAAATGGTACCATCATTTGGATTGAAACTAACTGAACATGAAGATGTATACAGAGCAGTAAATAAAGAAGTGCAAAAATATTTAAATGTGAAATAA
- the tatA gene encoding twin-arginine translocase TatA/TatE family subunit: protein MFQDLFVLGITGPTSLVIISIIALIIFGPKKLPQFGRAIGSTLKEFKSAAEHLDSDDVHDTPSKESKQQREQSK, encoded by the coding sequence ATGTTTCAAGATCTATTTGTATTAGGCATAACTGGACCAACGAGTCTAGTTATAATAAGTATTATCGCTTTGATTATTTTTGGACCTAAAAAATTACCACAATTTGGTAGAGCTATTGGTAGCACATTAAAAGAATTTAAATCAGCTGCTGAACATTTAGATTCAGATGATGTTCACGATACTCCCAGTAAAGAGTCAAAACAACAACGAGAGCAATCAAAATAA
- a CDS encoding GNAT family N-acetyltransferase translates to MAEHVVKINKNEVTELKRIAEITFYETFKDVYSQENFQKFFDEAYNEDLLLSELDNSNSFHYFYKIDNDIVGYLKLNINGAQTEPKGNEYLEIQRIYFHKAYQGGGRGHTFIKLALDKAREHHKSKIWLGVWEYNDKALAFYKRHGFVVTGEHDFVNGDVVDTDLIMERNI, encoded by the coding sequence ATGGCTGAGCATGTTGTGAAAATAAATAAAAATGAGGTAACTGAATTAAAACGTATAGCAGAAATTACATTTTATGAAACCTTTAAAGATGTGTATTCGCAAGAAAATTTCCAAAAATTCTTCGATGAAGCATATAATGAAGATTTATTATTATCGGAATTAGATAATTCTAATTCTTTTCATTATTTCTATAAAATCGATAATGACATAGTCGGATATTTAAAGTTAAATATAAATGGTGCTCAAACTGAGCCTAAGGGTAATGAGTATTTAGAAATTCAACGTATCTATTTTCACAAAGCATATCAAGGTGGAGGAAGAGGCCATACGTTTATAAAATTAGCCCTTGATAAAGCGCGTGAACATCATAAATCTAAAATTTGGTTAGGTGTATGGGAATATAATGATAAAGCCCTCGCATTCTATAAACGTCATGGTTTTGTAGTTACGGGAGAACACGATTTTGTGAATGGTGATGTTGTAGATACAGACCTTATTATGGAAAGAAATATTTAA
- a CDS encoding glycosyltransferase family 4 protein, with translation MKSITFLMHNIYALGGTVKAVTELANSLSNKGHHVEIISIFRAADRPYFELDKKIIVKTLIDYRLKPQNIGSIVMNRLNRYTPFFKPTHLSQYEPGLNQFSSYIERKVIKAIKHVNTDVFVGTRASFNILIAQYHNSNVTTVGMEHMNLDAYPKTYQYEIIKAYNQLDAITTLTSIDQQKYQQCITTPIYTVPNIINVQRLHITKENRIISAGRLEYEKGFDILIESIHRIQNTIRQAHFKVELYGDGQEREKLQQLINNYKLADIITLHPATQHLNEKLAQSKITVVPSRNEGFGMVILEAMAQDNVVISFKDTVGPSSLITTGVNGYLADYQDVNSLAKYIDIAINHINHSDNMIKEGHLTVEQYSSDKVYEEFISSIS, from the coding sequence ATGAAATCAATTACTTTTTTAATGCATAATATTTATGCTTTAGGTGGTACTGTCAAAGCAGTAACTGAACTTGCTAACTCATTATCAAATAAAGGGCATCATGTAGAAATTATTTCAATCTTTAGAGCCGCAGACCGCCCTTACTTTGAATTAGATAAAAAAATTATTGTCAAAACACTCATCGATTATCGTTTAAAACCTCAAAATATAGGTTCAATCGTGATGAATCGTTTAAATAGATATACACCTTTTTTTAAACCGACGCACTTATCACAATATGAGCCAGGGCTAAATCAATTCTCAAGCTATATAGAGCGCAAGGTAATCAAAGCGATTAAGCATGTTAATACAGACGTGTTTGTTGGCACGAGAGCGAGTTTTAATATTCTAATTGCTCAATATCATAATTCTAATGTTACTACTGTTGGAATGGAACATATGAATTTGGATGCGTATCCAAAAACGTACCAATATGAAATTATTAAAGCTTATAATCAATTAGACGCTATTACAACTTTAACTTCAATTGATCAACAAAAATATCAACAGTGTATTACTACGCCTATCTATACTGTGCCTAATATTATTAATGTACAACGACTTCATATTACTAAAGAAAATCGTATTATCAGTGCAGGAAGATTAGAGTATGAAAAAGGCTTTGATATTTTAATTGAAAGCATTCACCGTATTCAAAATACTATCCGTCAAGCTCACTTTAAAGTTGAATTATATGGAGATGGACAGGAACGTGAAAAGCTTCAACAATTAATTAATAATTATAAACTTGCCGATATTATTACACTTCATCCTGCGACACAACACTTAAATGAGAAATTAGCACAAAGTAAGATAACTGTGGTTCCTTCGCGAAATGAAGGATTTGGCATGGTCATCTTAGAAGCAATGGCCCAAGATAACGTAGTAATTAGCTTTAAAGATACTGTAGGACCTTCGAGTTTGATCACTACTGGTGTAAATGGATATTTAGCTGATTATCAAGATGTTAATTCACTTGCTAAATATATAGATATTGCGATAAATCATATTAATCATTCTGACAATATGATAAAAGAAGGACATCTTACGGTTGAACAATATTCATCTGATAAAGTATATGAGGAATTCATATCTTCTATTTCATAA